Proteins from a single region of Desulfobacter postgatei 2ac9:
- a CDS encoding transposase — MARAVAPGFPHHITQRGNRRQQTFFSDQDFKAYLALMAEWCLNYKVDIWAYCLMPNHIHLIAVPETKDGLNLAVGEAHRRYTSMINFREGWRGHLWQGRFASFIMEESYLLACMINLQLTERKQKKTLYMHCYMYIIEL; from the coding sequence ATGGCAAGGGCAGTGGCGCCGGGTTTTCCCCATCACATTACACAAAGGGGGAATAGAAGGCAGCAGACATTTTTCAGCGATCAGGACTTTAAAGCCTATCTGGCTTTGATGGCGGAATGGTGTTTGAACTATAAGGTTGATATATGGGCCTATTGCCTGATGCCCAATCACATTCACCTGATTGCAGTTCCTGAAACCAAGGATGGATTAAATCTGGCCGTTGGGGAAGCACACCGGCGATATACGAGCATGATCAATTTCAGGGAGGGTTGGCGCGGTCATTTATGGCAGGGGCGGTTTGCATCATTTATCATGGAAGAAAGTTACTTGCTGGCATGCATGATCAATTTGCAACTGACAGAAAGAAAGCAAAAGAAGACCTTGTATATGCATTGTTATATGTATATAATTGAATTATGA
- a CDS encoding BrnT family toxin, with amino-acid sequence MKIIWDESKRQSNIVRHGLDFAQAHMVFAGSTFTFEDTRMDYGEQRFVTIGLLDGVVVIVHTESTDEIRIISMRKATKNEQRLYFKNLYG; translated from the coding sequence ATGAAAATCATATGGGATGAAAGCAAACGGCAAAGCAATATAGTCAGGCATGGGCTTGACTTCGCCCAAGCCCACATGGTTTTTGCCGGGTCCACGTTCACCTTTGAAGACACCCGAATGGATTATGGTGAACAGCGGTTTGTAACCATTGGATTATTGGATGGTGTTGTGGTTATCGTCCATACAGAAAGTACCGATGAAATCAGAATAATATCCATGAGAAAGGCGACCAAAAATGAACAAAGACTCTATTTCAAAAACCTCTATGGATGA
- a CDS encoding BrnA antitoxin family protein: MNKDSISKTSMDDEYPEVTQADFDRAVLRQGLKPVEKKQRITIMLDAGVISYFKSKAGKKGYQTLINESLKKIIAEDQTDQPNLENMLRKVIREELEKASA, from the coding sequence ATGAACAAAGACTCTATTTCAAAAACCTCTATGGATGATGAATACCCGGAAGTAACCCAGGCTGATTTTGACAGGGCTGTTCTTCGTCAGGGATTAAAACCAGTAGAAAAAAAACAGCGGATTACCATCATGCTGGATGCCGGGGTTATTAGTTATTTCAAATCAAAAGCAGGAAAAAAAGGATACCAGACCCTTATCAATGAAAGTTTAAAAAAGATTATAGCAGAAGACCAAACGGACCAGCCGAACCTTGAAAATATGTTAAGAAAAGTTATCCGGGAAGAATTAGAGAAAGCGTCTGCATGA
- a CDS encoding IS110 family transposase — MSMHYIGLDIHKKIIAYCIKAGDGTLLGNGVISATRPALEEWMEQLPRPWTVAMEATMFTGWIYDFIKPYADDIKVAHPEMLKAITAAKKKNDLSDAQKICDLLRVDLLPECYMAPSELRELRRILRYRNHIVRTATQTKNKISGLLMEVGAEYNKKKLHGKRYFWELMDTIEHVPSSVSEMLKLSRSNLEIFTNIQKKLVRVLKENPLIRERVTRLQTIGGVGEVTALTWVLEVGEVERFGAVRQAVSYCGLCAAQKESGGKESRGPISKKRNKHLQTVLVEAAKLAPHWNPQLAEIHERELRKGNKNRATLAVARKLVAYMLAVEKSKKDFEVTAPYQAA, encoded by the coding sequence ATGAGTATGCATTACATTGGTTTAGATATCCACAAAAAAATTATCGCTTATTGTATTAAAGCAGGCGATGGAACACTTCTTGGGAATGGAGTGATATCTGCAACCAGGCCGGCATTGGAAGAATGGATGGAGCAACTTCCCCGCCCTTGGACGGTTGCAATGGAAGCAACAATGTTTACCGGCTGGATTTATGACTTCATAAAACCTTATGCCGATGATATCAAGGTCGCTCATCCTGAAATGCTCAAAGCGATTACAGCAGCTAAAAAGAAAAACGATCTATCTGATGCCCAGAAAATATGTGACCTTCTCAGAGTTGATCTGTTACCGGAATGTTATATGGCTCCGAGCGAGTTGCGAGAATTAAGAAGAATTTTAAGATACAGAAACCACATAGTCAGAACAGCAACCCAAACTAAAAATAAAATCTCTGGACTTTTAATGGAGGTCGGTGCTGAATACAACAAAAAAAAGCTACATGGCAAACGCTATTTCTGGGAATTAATGGACACCATTGAGCATGTCCCATCATCCGTCTCAGAAATGTTAAAACTTAGCAGGTCAAATCTGGAGATTTTTACTAATATTCAAAAAAAGCTCGTACGGGTGCTAAAAGAAAACCCGCTGATCCGAGAACGGGTAACCCGGCTGCAAACAATTGGTGGGGTTGGAGAGGTGACGGCTTTAACCTGGGTGTTGGAAGTAGGTGAGGTAGAGCGATTTGGAGCAGTACGTCAGGCAGTTAGTTATTGTGGCCTTTGCGCGGCTCAAAAAGAATCTGGCGGCAAAGAAAGTCGTGGTCCGATATCCAAAAAACGAAATAAACATTTGCAAACTGTTCTGGTTGAGGCGGCAAAACTTGCACCACATTGGAATCCTCAATTGGCTGAAATTCATGAAAGGGAATTGAGAAAGGGAAACAAGAATAGAGCGACCCTGGCCGTAGCAAGAAAGCTTGTAGCCTATATGCTGGCTGTTGAAAAATCCAAAAAGGATTTTGAGGTGACAGCTCCATATCAGGCTGCCTGA
- a CDS encoding transposase — protein sequence MARMARAVAPGFPHHITQRGNRRQQTFFSDQDFKAYLALMAEWCLNYKVEIWAYCLMPNHIHLIAVPETKDGLNLAVGEAHRRYTRMINFREGWRGHLWQGRFASFIMEESYLLACTRYIEYNPVRAGLVKRPEDWKWSSAGAHMNEKDDVLVKTRPLLEIVKTSWGDFLSSDIKESEIELFRKHERNGRPLGKTAFVKQLETILERRLRPKKPGRRKICKMFECISYARNNTRF from the coding sequence ATGGCACGAATGGCAAGGGCAGTGGCGCCGGGTTTTCCCCATCACATTACACAAAGGGGGAATAGAAGGCAGCAAACATTTTTCAGCGATCAGGACTTTAAAGCCTATCTGGCTTTGATGGCGGAATGGTGTTTGAACTATAAGGTCGAAATATGGGCCTATTGCCTGATGCCCAATCATATTCACCTGATTGCAGTTCCTGAAACCAAGGATGGATTAAATCTGGCCGTCGGGGAAGCACACCGGCGATATACGAGAATGATCAATTTCAGGGAAGGTTGGCGCGGTCATTTATGGCAGGGGCGGTTTGCATCATTTATCATGGAAGAAAGTTACTTGCTGGCATGCACGCGGTATATCGAGTATAACCCGGTCCGTGCCGGTCTTGTAAAACGTCCTGAGGATTGGAAATGGAGTAGCGCCGGCGCGCATATGAATGAAAAGGATGACGTTCTTGTCAAAACAAGACCCTTGCTTGAGATTGTCAAGACATCATGGGGTGATTTTTTATCTTCGGATATTAAGGAATCTGAAATCGAATTGTTCAGAAAGCATGAACGTAATGGCCGACCGTTGGGAAAAACGGCTTTTGTAAAGCAATTGGAGACTATTTTAGAGAGACGACTCAGGCCAAAGAAGCCAGGTCGAAGAAAAATATGTAAGATGTTTGAATGCATAAGTTACGCAAGGAATAATACCCGATTTTAA
- a CDS encoding type II toxin-antitoxin system Phd/YefM family antitoxin → MNTSWKLQDAKAKFSQVVENALKMGPQYVTRRGKDAVVILSVKEYQKITTQKPTLKDFLLNCPKMDDGFEFERQKDYPRDVEF, encoded by the coding sequence ATGAATACATCATGGAAATTACAAGATGCTAAAGCAAAATTCAGTCAGGTTGTTGAAAATGCTTTGAAAATGGGGCCACAGTATGTAACGCGTAGGGGCAAGGACGCTGTAGTTATCTTATCGGTTAAAGAATATCAAAAAATAACTACCCAAAAACCGACCTTGAAAGACTTTCTTTTAAATTGCCCCAAAATGGATGATGGCTTTGAATTTGAAAGACAAAAAGATTATCCGAGGGATGTTGAATTTTGA
- a CDS encoding GNAT family N-acetyltransferase — MERLIKARDNGELILIDGGMCVFHLRRDRQLTITEIVSTRKGAGSEMLDKLKKVEGAHSIFAKCPAGWKSNKFYEKQGFELEKTEEQPAKKNQNQGFFSQEEVGKKINCWRLTLVKKKRASLGLI, encoded by the coding sequence ATGGAAAGATTGATAAAAGCCCGGGATAACGGGGAACTGATTTTGATTGACGGCGGTATGTGTGTGTTTCATCTCCGCAGGGACCGCCAACTTACCATTACTGAAATCGTCTCTACCCGAAAAGGCGCTGGTTCTGAAATGCTGGACAAGCTCAAGAAGGTCGAAGGCGCTCACAGCATCTTTGCCAAATGTCCTGCCGGTTGGAAAAGTAACAAGTTTTATGAAAAACAGGGCTTCGAACTTGAAAAGACTGAGGAACAACCTGCAAAGAAAAATCAAAATCAAGGATTCTTCTCCCAAGAAGAGGTTGGCAAGAAAATCAACTGCTGGCGGTTGACATTGGTTAAAAAGAAAAGAGCGTCTTTGGGGTTGATTTAA
- a CDS encoding helix-turn-helix transcriptional regulator yields the protein MNLKQARQQARLSQQQVAQAAGVSAMTISNLERGRHRPQPATARRLERLFGQILEFAAEEEGAIQ from the coding sequence ATGAATTTGAAACAGGCGAGACAACAAGCAAGGCTGAGTCAACAGCAGGTAGCACAGGCCGCCGGTGTTTCAGCGATGACCATCTCCAACCTGGAAAGAGGCAGACACCGGCCCCAGCCAGCAACGGCAAGACGGCTGGAACGTTTGTTTGGACAGATCCTTGAATTTGCTGCTGAGGAAGAAGGGGCCATCCAATGA
- a CDS encoding recombinase family protein produces MTIFTYARVSTLDQDTGYQEEALKAAYPDAVHRQEKKSGTSTKGRDILELLLDMMGKDDKLVVWKLDRLARNVGDLCRIVERLTEKGAALEILDQRIDTSTATGRAFLQMLGVFAEFETNLRKERQLAGIKQAKAKGIHMGRPKLLTDKQKAEIRQLYTKGTTPKVLAEQFKVSRATIYNVTAPTKGRAAS; encoded by the coding sequence ATGACAATTTTCACTTATGCAAGGGTCAGCACCCTGGATCAGGATACCGGTTATCAGGAAGAAGCCCTGAAAGCCGCCTACCCTGATGCAGTCCACCGGCAGGAAAAGAAGTCAGGGACCAGCACCAAGGGTCGGGATATCCTGGAACTGCTGCTGGATATGATGGGCAAGGATGATAAGCTGGTTGTCTGGAAGCTGGACCGCCTGGCCCGTAATGTCGGGGATCTTTGCCGGATTGTGGAACGCCTGACGGAAAAGGGAGCCGCCCTTGAGATCCTGGATCAGCGGATTGATACCAGCACCGCCACCGGCCGGGCATTCCTTCAGATGTTGGGTGTCTTTGCAGAATTTGAAACCAACCTGCGAAAGGAACGCCAGCTTGCCGGGATCAAACAGGCCAAAGCAAAGGGCATCCACATGGGCCGCCCTAAATTACTGACCGATAAACAAAAGGCGGAGATCCGGCAGCTTTACACCAAAGGGACCACCCCAAAGGTTCTGGCTGAACAATTCAAAGTCAGCCGGGCCACCATCTACAATGTCACGGCACCGACAAAAGGAAGGGCAGCATCATGA
- a CDS encoding recombinase family protein gives MTEPKAAGYIRVSSKEQVDGESLSTQRQSIKNYCKANGYKLVKIYADEGISGGTVKERHSLLQCLYDGQDGKFDTLVIHRLSRFGRNARELLNNHNELQTGGISLRSISEGIDFGNKYGKAMLGMFAVMAELERDIIREQMLENRIARGQKGIPTAGQLPFGRTFNRKTNEWELDTEKARLLQWAADEYLKGGSLRDISETLRNGHKLPLGYHYLITVLSQRCGDTWTVTFQDQAPIVYQIPRILDDHTIQRVRERLEHNRIECRKDVRKYVLTGFIRCEACGKSLSGQTQINKYGTQFKYYNHPGGKHEKCKAFNSVPLKPIETAVFETIFENIMDAPAFEKAIQESLPDEQMIESLKSEIKDGEKGLKRINKELDRLVDAVLSGVLEKDTIKSKEQSLLQTRKRITEDLEQKRDQLNSMPDLDKIKLDSQIIRRKLLEEYSGSGRLRDMSFDDKKNLLHFLFDGKDQHGTPYGIYVAKKDKGPGAKIDYFIYGRLLTGLRTLKGDDINYQGWDEDGNDNSGNTGSGPGTQSAPKTKCSYNGKRVYNTNCQACLHNHDLHSCSQSRGKRREKPSGRVIS, from the coding sequence ATGACAGAACCCAAAGCAGCCGGATATATCAGGGTTTCCAGCAAAGAGCAGGTCGATGGAGAATCTTTATCCACGCAGAGACAGTCCATTAAGAACTACTGCAAGGCCAACGGTTACAAGTTGGTTAAAATCTATGCGGATGAAGGGATTTCTGGAGGAACCGTCAAAGAACGTCATTCACTCCTACAATGCCTTTACGATGGCCAGGATGGGAAGTTCGACACCTTGGTAATCCACCGTCTGTCCCGATTTGGGAGAAATGCACGGGAATTACTAAACAACCATAATGAGCTTCAAACGGGCGGGATTTCATTACGTTCCATATCTGAGGGAATAGACTTCGGGAACAAGTATGGAAAGGCCATGCTGGGGATGTTCGCCGTTATGGCAGAGCTGGAGCGTGATATCATCCGGGAGCAGATGTTGGAAAACCGGATTGCAAGAGGGCAGAAAGGAATCCCAACAGCGGGTCAACTGCCTTTTGGCCGGACATTCAATCGTAAAACAAATGAATGGGAACTTGATACGGAAAAAGCCCGGCTTCTCCAATGGGCGGCTGATGAGTACCTTAAAGGGGGTTCATTACGCGACATATCAGAAACATTGCGTAACGGGCATAAGTTACCACTGGGTTACCATTATTTGATAACGGTTTTAAGCCAGCGCTGTGGCGATACATGGACTGTCACTTTCCAGGATCAGGCACCAATTGTTTATCAGATACCGCGTATTCTTGATGATCATACTATCCAGAGAGTTCGGGAAAGGTTGGAACATAATAGAATTGAATGCCGTAAAGATGTGCGAAAGTATGTGTTAACTGGCTTTATCCGGTGCGAGGCTTGCGGCAAATCCTTATCCGGTCAAACGCAAATCAACAAATATGGAACACAATTTAAGTATTATAACCACCCCGGCGGAAAGCACGAAAAATGTAAGGCATTTAACTCTGTCCCATTGAAGCCGATTGAAACGGCGGTCTTTGAGACTATTTTTGAAAATATAATGGATGCCCCGGCCTTTGAAAAGGCGATCCAAGAGAGTCTTCCAGACGAGCAAATGATTGAATCCCTCAAATCTGAAATCAAGGATGGTGAAAAAGGATTAAAACGCATCAATAAAGAGTTGGACAGGTTAGTTGATGCGGTATTGTCCGGCGTACTTGAAAAAGATACGATTAAGAGCAAAGAACAATCACTTTTACAGACCAGAAAAAGGATAACTGAGGATCTGGAGCAGAAACGGGATCAGCTAAATTCCATGCCGGATTTGGATAAAATCAAGTTGGATTCGCAAATAATTCGCAGAAAACTATTGGAAGAATACAGCGGATCAGGGCGTTTGCGTGATATGTCCTTTGATGATAAAAAAAACTTACTCCACTTTTTGTTTGATGGAAAGGACCAGCATGGAACCCCTTATGGAATCTATGTAGCCAAGAAGGACAAAGGACCAGGGGCAAAAATTGATTACTTTATTTACGGCAGACTTTTGACAGGGCTGCGGACCTTGAAAGGCGATGATATCAATTACCAGGGATGGGATGAGGACGGCAACGACAATTCCGGGAATACAGGGAGTGGCCCAGGAACGCAATCAGCACCTAAAACGAAGTGTAGTTACAACGGCAAGAGGGTATATAACACCAATTGTCAAGCTTGTCTCCACAACCATGATTTACACTCATGTTCTCAATCGCGGGGGAAAAGGCGTGAAAAGCCCTCTGGACGGGTTATAAGCTAA
- a CDS encoding NAD(P)/FAD-dependent oxidoreductase has translation MLKLGEKGAILQNDNKTYAIAPHIPCGVVTPEMLRKIADVAEKYEAKALKLTGATRITIVGLKEEDIDAVWQDLDLDKGAAVGMCIRSVRACPGTTFCKLGKQDALGVGMEMDKQYHAMQLPGKFKIAVSGCKLSCSESWVRDIGLIGEANGWVLVIGGNVGMSPRIAQKVAEGLSTEQAMEACKRIVAYYRENANKGERLGKMIDRIGLEPFEQAIHG, from the coding sequence ATGCTCAAACTTGGCGAAAAGGGAGCCATCCTCCAGAATGACAACAAGACCTATGCCATTGCCCCTCACATTCCCTGCGGGGTTGTTACACCGGAAATGCTGAGAAAAATTGCTGATGTGGCTGAAAAATACGAGGCCAAAGCCCTCAAGCTTACCGGAGCCACCCGCATTACCATTGTAGGGCTCAAGGAAGAGGATATTGATGCGGTCTGGCAGGACCTGGACCTTGACAAGGGTGCGGCTGTGGGCATGTGTATCCGCTCGGTGCGCGCCTGTCCGGGAACCACCTTCTGCAAGCTCGGCAAGCAGGATGCCCTGGGCGTGGGCATGGAAATGGACAAGCAATACCACGCCATGCAACTGCCGGGTAAATTCAAAATAGCGGTATCCGGGTGCAAGCTCTCCTGCTCCGAATCCTGGGTCAGGGACATCGGACTTATCGGTGAAGCTAACGGCTGGGTTCTTGTCATTGGTGGCAACGTGGGCATGAGTCCCAGAATTGCCCAGAAGGTGGCTGAAGGACTGAGCACTGAACAGGCCATGGAGGCTTGTAAACGCATTGTTGCGTATTACAGGGAAAATGCAAATAAAGGGGAGCGTCTCGGAAAGATGATCGATCGTATCGGCCTTGAACCCTTTGAGCAGGCCATTCACGGTTAA